A part of Helicobacter fennelliae genomic DNA contains:
- a CDS encoding bacteriophage T4 gp5 trimerisation domain-containing protein: MTFSYTPSLKSKPKAPSSTLGVVIGESEDIDGERNTIHTDNFGRVKVRINCFASQEVIDNARVKEQNNVQGKNIENNHSQGTLQNINGNTNTHTQTTNDTLSNTTQTEENIHSQENHTTNNDVDSNNSQMKAYSYHYSPYLRVSSPIASISSGLYHTPRVGDEVIVSFFDEDIDKPYISASLYNQSNPALPPLPLNAHQTSLSARTLNNTKETEDTNSSIVESGLNEITLSNIKEKEQIYLQAQRDYEELIKHNFTQKIQNNKDSIVEGAYNERIKKIHTQTIDLAKIVSIGGEYNTNVALSKDTIVGLSHTLNVGASNKLRVAKDSSEYVGEDKSVEIQANLNTSIKQDENRNVGGNKREVVEGDSDISINQKLNIQTQGEIAIHSNENIHLSSPQSLSLESETAAIMVADNVTMIADSNYTLNANTEATIQVKDTSIVAKGNSIIIKAGGVEVVIDSKGLIVKGGEIKAE; encoded by the coding sequence ATTACCTTTAGCTATACTCCCTCTTTAAAGAGTAAGCCTAAAGCTCCTAGTAGCACTTTAGGAGTTGTTATTGGAGAGAGTGAGGATATAGATGGAGAAAGAAATACTATTCATACAGATAACTTTGGTAGAGTAAAGGTCCGAATAAATTGCTTTGCTTCTCAAGAGGTTATAGATAATGCAAGAGTGAAAGAACAAAATAATGTTCAAGGAAAAAATATAGAGAATAACCATTCACAAGGCACTCTTCAAAACATTAATGGAAATACTAACACTCATACACAAACAACCAATGATACTTTAAGCAATACAACACAGACAGAGGAGAATATACACTCACAAGAAAATCATACAACAAACAATGATGTGGATAGTAACAATTCACAAATGAAAGCCTACTCTTATCATTACTCTCCTTATCTTAGAGTAAGCTCTCCTATTGCAAGTATAAGTTCAGGTTTGTATCATACTCCAAGAGTGGGAGATGAAGTGATTGTAAGTTTCTTTGATGAGGATATAGATAAGCCTTATATCAGTGCTAGTCTGTATAACCAAAGTAATCCTGCCTTGCCTCCTTTGCCTTTAAATGCTCATCAAACAAGTTTAAGTGCAAGAACTCTTAATAATACAAAAGAGACAGAGGATACAAACTCTTCTATAGTAGAATCTGGATTAAATGAAATCACGCTCTCTAATATAAAAGAGAAAGAACAAATCTATCTTCAAGCACAAAGAGATTATGAAGAACTCATTAAACATAACTTCACTCAAAAGATACAGAATAATAAAGATTCCATAGTAGAGGGAGCATATAATGAAAGGATTAAAAAGATTCATACGCAAACCATAGATTTAGCAAAGATTGTAAGTATTGGAGGAGAATATAATACAAATGTGGCTTTATCTAAAGATACCATTGTAGGATTAAGTCATACTTTAAATGTAGGAGCAAGTAATAAACTTAGAGTAGCTAAGGATAGTAGTGAGTATGTAGGAGAGGATAAGAGTGTAGAGATACAAGCAAACCTCAATACAAGTATTAAGCAAGATGAGAATAGGAATGTAGGGGGGAATAAGAGGGAGGTGGTGGAGGGAGATAGCGATATAAGTATCAATCAAAAACTTAATATCCAAACACAAGGCGAAATAGCTATCCACTCCAATGAAAATATTCATCTATCCTCACCACAATCTTTAAGTTTAGAATCTGAAACTGCTGCTATAATGGTTGCTGATAATGTAACAATGATAGCAGATTCTAATTATACTCTTAATGCTAATACTGAAGCGACTATTCAAGTTAAAGATACCTCTATTGTCGCAAAAGGCAACTCTATCATTATTAAAGCTGGTGGAGTAGAAGTAGTCATAGATTCTAAAGGACTTATAGTTAAAGGTGGGGAGATTAAAGCGGAGTGA
- a CDS encoding DUF6402 family protein, which produces MSKTQNTQEYSKETIRIRIRDMQDNPIVNAKVRLIGIKNKTKYDIELDEKTNANGEVVFDSKEKLQENTQSFEIRISHQDYQAKPKDNYRRLCRSYEYGHLCHATFEHKLSNFAVQKVVIESDEFLLQDIRHSIKKNFYKTGNRVMLKAQYDENKVKPQEIKWGYKILNRGEQHIQKTGKVEGVKYILFSNARSYVPTNIPITDKITEPIQSNDEILQLLQTESIGFAIPDTQEWKNKSIAIFAYKHNPHWEVCQIIHTDDYPQIVIDGTLAETLRMQKDTSLTQGEQKFTKEMQTLNIQAKILGWGTSYLLQRLWHDNPKNPNDFVKQDRFAANKGLRYASSKDIVIDDDDLYEILSDFEEIKIQKLSFKQNAQDTMEYYAELDWDNLYLQFPMIKDLESKILGVRNDNGIYMQDKATHIITDNFKVEVKKFLQNTHQAQEIQKVFSDTSVQKQTFQVVMLLDKMQERANSLKDTFAFKDCFGIIPIDTNITKESSKAFIYNNQKVKLLIDCQPHEFARLHLQSYPLTDETFAKYMGVDMKEGATLSNYVKGFQTMRKSEQEFNQLLDNTPYAKSTIALYAITGKFSIYYLPHTFTIQRNTKQENLLECCIDSLLCYIYDSFDFSDQSYQPVGMWDYNEVKFNQYEAMQHLGLYKKHDFIDSLDEMLDIINKGYMMNKYYIINQNYQDYQTHFKFGLDYRIFSKSAKMIKILKNNHLITITLGV; this is translated from the coding sequence ATGTCAAAGACACAAAACACACAAGAATATAGCAAAGAGACTATACGCATACGCATTAGAGATATGCAAGATAATCCTATTGTTAATGCAAAAGTCAGACTTATTGGTATAAAAAATAAAACTAAGTATGATATTGAACTTGATGAAAAAACAAATGCAAATGGCGAAGTTGTGTTTGATAGTAAAGAAAAACTGCAAGAAAACACACAAAGTTTTGAGATTAGAATAAGCCACCAAGATTATCAAGCAAAACCAAAGGATAATTACAGGAGGCTATGTAGAAGTTATGAGTATGGACATTTATGCCATGCAACATTTGAGCATAAATTATCCAATTTTGCAGTGCAAAAGGTTGTTATAGAATCTGATGAATTTTTATTACAAGACATTAGACACTCAATAAAGAAAAATTTTTATAAAACAGGCAATAGAGTAATGCTTAAAGCTCAGTATGATGAGAATAAGGTAAAACCTCAAGAGATTAAATGGGGATACAAGATACTTAATAGAGGGGAGCAACACATACAAAAAACAGGTAAGGTAGAGGGAGTAAAGTATATCTTATTTAGCAATGCTAGGTCTTATGTGCCTACAAATATTCCTATTACCGATAAGATTACAGAACCAATACAATCTAATGATGAGATTTTACAACTTTTGCAAACAGAAAGTATAGGATTTGCTATACCAGATACACAAGAATGGAAAAACAAAAGTATTGCTATCTTTGCCTACAAACATAATCCACATTGGGAAGTATGCCAGATAATACATACTGACGATTATCCACAAATAGTAATTGATGGCACTTTAGCAGAAACATTAAGAATGCAAAAGGATACAAGTCTCACACAAGGCGAGCAAAAATTCACAAAAGAAATGCAAACTCTAAACATTCAAGCTAAAATTCTAGGTTGGGGCACAAGCTATCTACTTCAAAGACTTTGGCATGATAATCCCAAAAATCCTAACGATTTTGTCAAGCAAGATAGATTTGCCGCAAATAAGGGATTACGTTATGCAAGTAGCAAAGACATAGTCATTGATGATGACGATTTATATGAGATTCTAAGTGATTTTGAGGAGATAAAGATACAAAAGCTTTCTTTTAAGCAAAACGCACAAGACACAATGGAGTATTATGCTGAACTAGATTGGGATAATCTTTATCTACAATTCCCTATGATAAAGGATTTAGAATCTAAAATTTTAGGCGTTAGAAATGATAATGGCATATATATGCAAGATAAAGCTACGCATATCATTACAGACAATTTTAAGGTTGAAGTAAAGAAGTTTTTACAAAATACACACCAAGCACAAGAAATACAAAAAGTCTTTAGTGATACATCAGTGCAAAAACAAACCTTTCAAGTGGTTATGCTTTTAGATAAAATGCAAGAGAGGGCAAATAGCCTCAAAGATACCTTTGCTTTTAAAGATTGCTTTGGTATTATCCCCATAGATACAAATATCACAAAAGAAAGCAGCAAAGCATTTATCTATAATAATCAAAAGGTAAAACTCCTCATAGATTGCCAGCCACACGAATTTGCTAGATTACATCTACAAAGCTATCCATTAACAGACGAGACTTTTGCCAAGTATATGGGGGTGGATATGAAAGAGGGAGCGACATTAAGCAACTATGTAAAAGGCTTTCAAACAATGAGAAAATCTGAACAAGAATTTAACCAACTCCTAGATAATACCCCCTATGCTAAAAGCACCATAGCCCTATACGCTATCACAGGGAAATTTAGCATCTATTATCTACCGCATACTTTTACGATACAAAGAAATACAAAGCAAGAGAATCTACTAGAATGCTGTATAGATTCTTTGCTTTGCTATATCTATGATAGCTTTGATTTTAGCGACCAGTCCTATCAGCCTGTGGGTATGTGGGATTATAATGAAGTAAAGTTTAATCAGTATGAAGCTATGCAACATTTGGGCTTATATAAGAAACATGACTTTATTGATAGTTTGGACGAAATGTTAGATATAATTAATAAAGGATATATGATGAACAAATACTACATCATCAACCAAAACTATCAAGATTACCAAACCCATTTTAAATTTGGGCTAGATTATAGAATCTTTAGTAAGAGTGCCAAAATGATTAAGATTCTAAAAAATAATCATTTAATCACTATAACACTAGGGGTTTGA
- a CDS encoding type VI secretion system Vgr family protein: MSYLQLSIDSLSFTITKAHIKESLESLWRIECEGYIESLEEHPFTLDFFNSSRKDQGNTFNSFPHKESTLNFHPNALINKQATFKISNPYPQSHSTSHTLDFINNALPSTLESLKDTIKSAKNKNKDTHHNQTSKDSKNSQESLDSLGRIKEYQGILCFVEYLGLNTQSSANVFHRGNLTPSLNHKHFFKLTLCSSLYRMSLNKANRIYTNKSVIEAIHSTLNFYTHDLIKPLDFSGIALHYPKLELISQYEESDLDFITRLAHNNGIYFCDVRGSICFYDSAQRHSSRELTFNPNVNNTLNEPCISSVSKLQSLRAHTFSQSSQNALNPFSLESLSLKSDSLLQEGEQNNFTHSLHINEHHYSNESSFTQSSDLKTPITLKEKRLRVIEQSLNAQSNIYDLALNESITLNFSSSLKENKESLRDFIIIGMEQELINESLLENNFNSNDNAIKKENAKHLKESVTSLMNTEQINKGNESFNPLTQNTSNALESLSSPSSLGKSHSYSNTLTLLPITFSYTPSLKSKPKAPSSTLGVVIGESEDIDGERNTIHTDNFGRVKVRINCFASQEVIDNARVKEQNNVQGKNIENNHSQGTLQNINGNTNTHTQTTNDTLSNTTQTEENIHSQENHTTNNDVDSNNSQMKAYSYHYSPYLRVSSPIASISSGLYHTPRVGDEVIVSFFDEDIDKPYISASLYNQSNPALPPLPLNAHQTSLSARTLNNTKETEDTNSSIVESGLNEITLSNIKEKEQIYLQAQRDYEELIKHNFTQKIQNNKDSIVEGAYNERIKKIHTQTIDLAKIVSIGGEYNTNVALSKDTIVGLSHTLNVGASNKLRVAKDSSEYVGEDKSVEIQANLNTSIKQDENRNVGGNKREVVGKEYHLQVEDSINIESTNETTLRTKGNLLFTSNASMGLETDENATFIADNIVSEATSDYSINAGNTINLKINETTIYATSDTIILKAGGVEVVIDSNGLVVKGGEVKSE, translated from the coding sequence ATGTCTTATCTACAACTGAGTATAGATTCCCTCTCTTTTACTATCACTAAAGCCCATATTAAAGAGAGTTTAGAATCCTTATGGAGAATTGAGTGTGAAGGATATATAGAAAGCTTAGAAGAGCATCCTTTTACTTTAGACTTTTTCAACTCTTCAAGGAAAGACCAAGGGAACACTTTTAACTCTTTCCCACATAAGGAGAGCACTTTAAACTTTCACCCCAATGCTTTAATTAACAAGCAAGCAACCTTTAAAATCAGCAATCCCTATCCTCAATCACACTCTACTTCTCACACTTTAGATTTTATAAACAATGCCCTACCCTCTACTTTAGAATCTCTTAAAGATACTATCAAGAGTGCTAAGAATAAAAACAAAGACACTCATCATAATCAAACAAGTAAAGATTCTAAAAACTCTCAAGAATCTTTAGATTCTTTAGGGAGGATAAAAGAATATCAAGGCATACTCTGCTTTGTAGAGTATCTAGGATTAAATACTCAAAGTAGTGCAAATGTGTTTCATAGAGGTAATCTTACCCCCTCTTTAAATCATAAGCATTTCTTTAAGCTTACTCTTTGCTCTTCTCTTTATAGAATGTCTTTAAATAAAGCAAATAGAATCTATACCAATAAGAGTGTTATAGAAGCCATACATTCTACACTCAACTTTTATACACACGATTTAATCAAACCTTTGGATTTCTCTGGGATTGCTTTACACTATCCAAAGTTAGAACTTATTTCTCAATATGAGGAGAGTGATTTAGACTTCATCACAAGATTAGCCCATAATAATGGCATATACTTTTGTGATGTGAGAGGGAGTATATGCTTTTATGATAGCGCACAAAGACACTCTAGTAGAGAACTTACTTTTAATCCTAATGTGAATAACACTTTAAATGAACCTTGTATCTCTAGTGTCTCTAAACTTCAATCTTTAAGAGCTCATACTTTTAGCCAAAGTAGCCAGAATGCTCTCAATCCTTTTTCATTAGAAAGTTTAAGTCTAAAGAGTGATTCCTTATTACAAGAAGGAGAGCAGAATAATTTCACACACTCTTTACATATAAATGAGCATCACTATAGCAATGAATCCTCCTTTACTCAAAGCAGTGATTTAAAAACTCCCATTACTTTAAAAGAAAAAAGATTAAGAGTGATTGAACAAAGTCTCAATGCACAGAGTAATATCTATGATTTAGCTTTAAATGAAAGTATTACTTTAAACTTCTCCTCAAGTTTAAAAGAAAACAAAGAGAGTTTAAGAGATTTTATAATTATAGGAATGGAGCAAGAACTTATTAATGAATCTTTATTAGAGAATAACTTTAATTCTAATGATAATGCCATTAAAAAAGAGAATGCAAAACATTTAAAAGAAAGTGTTACTTCTTTAATGAATACAGAGCAGATAAACAAAGGGAATGAAAGCTTTAATCCCCTCACTCAAAATACTTCTAATGCTTTAGAATCTCTTTCTTCTCCTTCTTCTTTAGGTAAATCTCACTCTTATAGTAATACCCTCACCCTTTTACCTATTACCTTTAGCTATACTCCCTCTTTAAAGAGTAAGCCTAAAGCTCCTAGTAGCACTTTAGGAGTTGTTATTGGAGAGAGTGAGGATATAGATGGAGAAAGAAATACTATTCATACAGATAACTTTGGTAGAGTAAAGGTCCGAATAAATTGCTTTGCTTCTCAAGAGGTTATAGATAATGCAAGAGTGAAAGAACAAAATAATGTTCAAGGAAAAAATATAGAGAATAACCATTCACAAGGCACTCTTCAAAACATTAATGGAAATACTAACACTCATACACAAACAACCAATGATACTTTAAGCAATACAACACAGACAGAGGAGAATATACACTCACAAGAAAATCATACAACAAACAATGATGTGGATAGTAACAATTCACAAATGAAAGCCTACTCTTATCATTACTCTCCTTATCTTAGAGTAAGCTCTCCTATTGCAAGTATAAGTTCAGGTTTGTATCATACTCCAAGAGTGGGAGATGAAGTGATTGTAAGTTTCTTTGATGAGGATATAGATAAGCCTTATATCAGTGCTAGTCTGTATAACCAAAGTAATCCTGCCTTGCCTCCTTTGCCTTTAAATGCTCATCAAACAAGTTTAAGTGCAAGAACTCTTAATAATACAAAAGAGACAGAGGATACAAACTCTTCTATAGTAGAATCTGGATTAAATGAAATCACGCTCTCTAATATAAAAGAGAAAGAACAAATCTATCTTCAAGCACAAAGAGATTATGAAGAACTCATTAAACATAACTTCACTCAAAAGATACAGAATAATAAAGATTCCATAGTAGAGGGAGCATATAATGAAAGGATTAAAAAGATTCATACGCAAACCATAGATTTAGCAAAGATTGTAAGTATTGGAGGAGAATATAATACAAATGTGGCTTTATCTAAAGATACCATTGTAGGATTAAGTCATACTTTAAATGTAGGAGCAAGTAATAAACTTAGAGTAGCTAAGGATAGTAGTGAGTATGTAGGAGAGGATAAGAGTGTAGAGATACAAGCAAACCTCAATACAAGTATTAAGCAAGATGAGAATAGGAATGTAGGGGGGAATAAGAGGGAGGTGGTAGGTAAAGAATATCATTTGCAAGTTGAAGATAGTATCAATATAGAATCTACTAATGAAACTACACTTAGGACTAAAGGGAATCTTTTATTTACATCTAATGCTTCTATGGGACTTGAAACAGATGAAAATGCTACTTTTATAGCTGATAATATTGTATCAGAAGCAACAAGTGATTATTCTATCAATGCAGGTAATACTATTAATTTAAAGATTAATGAAACCACTATTTACGCAACAAGTGATACAATAATCCTCAAAGCTGGTGGAGTAGAAGTAGTCATAGATTCTAATGGTTTAGTGGTAAAAGGTGGAGAAGTTAAGAGTGAATAG
- a CDS encoding bacteriophage T4 gp5 trimerisation domain-containing protein codes for MIYKHLSLHSKEANPQESIAKQTNPPYCYSYSPFLRVSTPIASNRSGFYHTPRVGDEVIISYMDNDIDKPYISGSLYNLTNPSLAHLPIQDHITTLSSKTIGVNEQGRNEITLSNEKNKEVITLKAQKDYTQSINNNFSQTIHNNKDSITLGNYTESIHKTHSQNITLTKSVKVGGEYLTNVTLSKDTLVGLSNSLNVGGDNTLRVGKDSSESVGEDKRVEIGGNNNTTIEKDSQMIIKGNSETIIEGDNDIVINKKLNIQTQGEIAIHSNENIHLSSPQSLSLESETAAIMVADNVTMIADSNYTLNANTEATIQVKDTSIVAKGNSIIIKAGGVEVVIDSKGLIVKGGEIKAE; via the coding sequence ATGATATACAAGCACCTTTCTCTACACTCTAAAGAGGCTAATCCCCAAGAATCTATTGCAAAACAAACCAATCCTCCTTATTGTTATTCTTACTCTCCTTTTCTAAGAGTCTCTACTCCCATAGCCTCTAATCGTTCAGGATTCTATCATACACCTAGAGTAGGAGATGAAGTCATAATCTCGTATATGGATAATGACATAGATAAGCCTTATATATCAGGTAGCCTCTATAACCTAACCAATCCTAGCCTAGCACATTTACCAATACAAGACCATATCACAACACTTAGCTCTAAAACCATAGGCGTAAATGAACAAGGCAGAAATGAAATCACTCTAAGCAATGAAAAAAATAAAGAAGTCATAACACTAAAAGCACAAAAAGACTATACACAATCTATAAATAATAACTTCTCTCAAACTATTCACAATAACAAAGATTCTATCACATTAGGTAACTATACAGAATCTATCCACAAAACCCATAGTCAAAATATCACTCTCACTAAGAGTGTCAAAGTAGGAGGAGAATACCTAACTAATGTAACACTCTCTAAAGATACTTTAGTAGGATTAAGTAATAGCCTTAATGTAGGAGGAGATAACACACTAAGAGTAGGTAAGGATAGTAGTGAGAGTGTAGGGGAAGATAAAAGGGTAGAGATAGGGGGGAATAACAACACTACTATTGAGAAAGATTCACAGATGATTATTAAAGGCAATAGTGAGACAATCATAGAGGGGGATAATGATATAGTCATTAATAAAAAACTTAATATCCAAACACAAGGCGAAATAGCTATCCACTCCAATGAAAATATTCATCTATCCTCACCACAATCTTTAAGTTTAGAATCTGAAACTGCTGCTATAATGGTTGCTGATAATGTAACAATGATAGCAGATTCTAATTATACTCTTAATGCTAATACTGAAGCGACTATTCAAGTTAAAGATACCTCTATTGTCGCAAAAGGCAACTCTATCATTATTAAAGCTGGTGGAGTAGAAGTAGTCATAGATTCTAAAGGACTTATAGTTAAAGGTGGGGAGATTAAAGCGGAGTGA
- a CDS encoding contractile injection system protein, VgrG/Pvc8 family: MPKLYDMQYGIYTIQSESEIPKELIEDKYNESDLAFITRIAHNNGIYFYEDTNTIYFCDEYKQSLPTTIPYNPNPNNTLNELCIHSFFKQDTIVPNSFSQSSINAAYPLYAQSLHHHIDSAPILYNQHEYRTQTSFSPQDDIQAPFSTL; encoded by the coding sequence ATGCCAAAGTTATACGATATGCAATATGGAATCTACACCATACAAAGTGAAAGTGAGATACCAAAGGAACTCATAGAGGACAAATACAATGAATCCGATTTAGCCTTTATCACAAGAATAGCTCATAATAATGGCATATACTTTTATGAAGATACTAACACCATATATTTTTGTGATGAGTATAAACAATCACTCCCTACAACCATTCCCTATAATCCTAATCCCAATAATACACTCAATGAATTATGTATTCACTCTTTTTTTAAACAAGATACTATTGTGCCTAATAGCTTTAGCCAAAGCTCAATCAATGCTGCCTATCCTCTCTATGCACAATCCCTACATCATCATATAGATTCTGCTCCTATCCTGTATAACCAACACGAATATAGGACACAAACTAGCTTTAGCCCACAAGATGATATACAAGCACCTTTCTCTACACTCTAA
- a CDS encoding ribonuclease domain-containing protein, with product MPYSLKKPEGTYREFDVTNGRDSPRFVRDTQTGDVYYTKDHYENFIHITPK from the coding sequence ATTCCATACTCCCTCAAAAAACCAGAGGGGACATATAGGGAATTTGATGTAACAAATGGACGAGATTCGCCAAGATTTGTAAGAGACACCCAAACAGGAGATGTCTACTACACAAAAGACCATTATGAAAATTTTATACATATCACACCAAAGTAA
- a CDS encoding ribonuclease domain-containing protein — translation MSKLNSEPIKIQIRDVYYNPIHNATIKIIERRSDKILYNQESANGEVILDDIENLKDCHAFKVEIQHSHYHSKPKTDSFCIREAHRGKYHTLEFHYQEKLLVSNVYVEIREQIQNTCEDNRANTICLPKRTYNIDNNTFAEQEALQAINHLQIYLKAYYNQDTIPNKDKQSNKQKQAYKEQKTQTKWGYILFDKDKDIDSTLKELTKDSTIPLTKLKEFIRITKEYCPTNNNIKNTHTESTTHTTQANTSHIHNNPTSIESKSTNNTSKDSNITESKDYLLGEEIDIYYKEEWQDKQVRFFAYIESPKSDVGVDIELQETSYTIMYDEDKEDKLFLHKDSRIDWVDVAIEVISLIPLARGVRIALNIGKWGLKLLRGNANIAKKARAYTSKRLAIKDKKDKQNKKTESKPIKEVKLHTLPKETQETYHNYKAHKWQGMYPGQGKGVSSKNEVRAGKIFHNRDSILPQKPEGTYKRFDISNRHSAGRFVRDTQTGDVYYTTDHYETFIKIIE, via the coding sequence ATGTCAAAGCTTAATTCTGAACCTATAAAAATACAAATAAGAGATGTGTATTATAATCCTATACACAATGCTACTATAAAAATAATTGAAAGAAGAAGTGATAAGATTCTCTATAATCAAGAGAGTGCAAATGGGGAAGTTATTTTAGATGATATAGAGAATCTTAAAGATTGCCACGCTTTTAAAGTAGAGATACAACATTCTCATTATCACTCTAAACCAAAAACAGATTCTTTTTGTATTAGAGAGGCACATAGAGGAAAATATCATACCTTAGAATTTCACTATCAAGAGAAACTTTTAGTAAGCAATGTATATGTAGAAATAAGAGAACAAATACAAAATACTTGTGAGGATAATAGGGCAAATACAATATGCCTACCAAAAAGAACATACAATATAGACAATAATACATTTGCAGAACAAGAAGCACTACAAGCAATCAATCATTTACAAATTTATCTCAAAGCTTACTATAACCAAGACACTATCCCAAACAAAGATAAACAAAGCAATAAACAAAAACAAGCTTATAAAGAGCAAAAGACACAAACAAAATGGGGCTATATACTCTTTGATAAAGACAAAGACATAGATTCTACACTGAAAGAACTCACAAAAGATTCTACTATTCCCTTAACAAAACTCAAAGAATTTATTAGAATCACTAAAGAATATTGTCCTACAAATAATAATATAAAGAATACGCATACAGAATCCACAACACATACTACACAAGCAAATACTTCACACATACACAATAACCCAACAAGTATAGAATCTAAAAGCACAAATAACACAAGCAAAGATTCTAATATCACAGAATCTAAAGACTATCTCTTAGGCGAGGAAATAGACATTTATTACAAAGAGGAATGGCAGGATAAGCAAGTTAGATTCTTTGCGTATATAGAGAGTCCTAAGAGTGATGTGGGGGTAGATATAGAGCTACAAGAAACAAGCTACACTATTATGTATGATGAGGATAAAGAGGATAAACTCTTTTTACACAAAGATTCAAGAATTGATTGGGTAGATGTAGCCATAGAAGTCATCTCTCTTATCCCTCTTGCAAGAGGCGTGAGGATAGCCCTCAATATAGGCAAATGGGGATTAAAACTGCTAAGAGGCAATGCCAACATAGCAAAGAAAGCAAGGGCATACACAAGCAAGAGACTTGCTATAAAAGATAAAAAGGATAAACAAAACAAAAAAACAGAATCTAAGCCTATAAAAGAAGTCAAGCTCCATACTCTGCCTAAAGAGACGCAAGAAACTTATCATAATTATAAAGCACATAAGTGGCAAGGAATGTATCCGGGACAAGGTAAGGGGGTAAGTAGCAAAAATGAAGTGAGAGCAGGCAAAATTTTTCATAATAGAGATTCTATACTCCCTCAAAAACCAGAGGGGACATATAAGAGATTCGATATTAGTAATCGGCATAGTGCAGGACGATTTGTAAGAGATACTCAAACAGGAGATGTATATTACACCACAGACCATTATGAAACATTCATTAAAATCATAGAATAA